Genomic window (Rosa chinensis cultivar Old Blush chromosome 6, RchiOBHm-V2, whole genome shotgun sequence):
GACCAACCCTTAGGTTAGCTATTTTTTAGAGTATATATCCCACATCCGGTATTGAAGCCTTGTGTCACAATATACAAGTTATTAGGCCGCTCCACCCATTTCAAGTTGGTTTTGTGTAGTCTGGCATCACCATATTTAAGATCTCAGGCTCCTCCATCCATTGCCAGATGGTTTTGGGTTGGATGCCTTGACTTCAACAGTTACTTTCATTAATGGAGTGATAAAGCTTTGAGGTTAAACATACATTTCTTTGGTTCTTTTCAGAGAAGAAAGGAACTTGGCTTACGTACACATTCTAATTTAGCTAGTCAAAGAGCAGAGGCTAGAATCCCTTATTTTATTtctaaatattttcttttagttgAAGTGACCTGCTATTTGATATCATATTCAGTGTCATATGGTAACTCTTTCAAATCTAACGCATTGGGTGGCTAACTTGAACAAACATTTTTCAGTTTCACAACTTTGGTATTTGTTATTAGATATTAGAACTATATTTTGGTGGAAAAAACACCGAGGATTATGATTCAGACAGTCAGGTCTAATTATTGGTCATttgtagtgtttttttttttttttgtgggtgaACTTTCTTTTGAATAAATATGACAGTAGAAATGAGTTTAAAATGTTTGAGCTTTTGCACCACTCGCATACCCTTCTACTGGACTTACTTGCAAAAAGATGGGTGCTTTTCTCTGGCAGTAGTTTTTGGTGTTCTACTATGTTGATGAGGGTATTTGTAATATTCATGTGATTTGCCATGATCGCATGAAGTTATTTATAAATTAGTGCTGGATACTAGGCAGTGCTTTTTGGTATGGACCGAGTGATTCTATTCTAAGagtaaaaagagagaaaggagagacaAGTGGGAGACGTTtttatcaaaacaaaataaataaagaaccaTTATGGTAAGGCGTTACATGGGAAACCTAAAATAAGAAAATTCAAATGGTGGCTATCCTTCCTACCTACGGACGTGATATGGTAGCTTTTAGATTTAGGAAACTCGTGCTTTGGGTTTAAGAAGAAGTATAATTGAGGCCTGGTAGAATGAATGAGGGTTCTTATGAATGGATCTAATGGGCCAAAGGGGCTGAGTTTTAAAATTATGGTTAAAGAACCATTATGGTAAGGTGTTACatggaaaacctaaaataagaaaatacaaATGGTGGCTATCCTTCCTGCCTACGGACGTGATATGGTAGCTTTTAGGGTATTTGTAATATGCATGTGATTTGCCATGATCACATGAAGTTATTTAGAATTTTGGTGCTGGATACTAGGCAGTGCTCTTATGGTATATGCCGAGTGATTCTATTCTAAGagtaaaaagagagaaaggagatACAAGTGGGAGGCGTTGTAAttgaaacaaaataaataaagaaccaTTATGGTAAGGCGTTACATGGGAAACCtgaaataagaaaaacaaatggTGGCTATCCTTCCTACCTATGGACGTGATATGGTAGCTTTTAGATTTAGGAAACTCTTGCTTTGGGTTTAAGAAGAAGTATATTTGAGGTCTCGTAGAATGAATGAGGGTTCTTATGAATGGATCTAATGGGGCCAAAGGGCTGAGTTTCAAAATTATGGTTAAAGAACCATTATGGTAAGGTGTTACATGGGAAACctaaaataagaaaatacaaATGGTGGCTACCCTTCCTGCCTACGGACGTGATATGGTAGCTTTTAGATATAGGAAACTCAtgctttggaagaagaagtatATTTGAGGCCTGGTAGAATGTATGAGGGTTCTTATGAATAGATCTAATGGGGCCAAAGGGGCTGAGTTTTAAATATATGGTTATTGGAGAAAGGCAGAATGATGGTTGTTAAGCTTTGAGGGTGCTGACAGTAGTTGGAAATGAGGCATGGTTGAGTGGAGCTGTGGTCCTCAAAGAGACCACATTTTGTTATTGTGTGTGACAATGCTTGCGGTACAAGATTGGGATGGCTTTTGGGAGGATGGGTAGAGGCGCCAtcgtttgttttttcttctttttcgatTGTAATGTCCATATTGACATATGGTTTAAACTGCAAAAGTGGTTAAGAGCAAATAATTGTGTCGGTGAATGGGCATTTGACAATTTGACGATTTGTAATACTTGCTATGACAATAAACTCTCATCTGCTTTCTGATTTGCGCACTTTTGATTTATGATAGATCCCAATGTTTCAGTAACTTTTGTTATTTTACAAGCTAAATCTACTCGGTGTATGACTGATTTTGGTTGAGTTGTCTGGTTGAAAGACCCATGTGTAGAAGTGCATTGTAACCAATAGTTTTACTTGTGCTTGAATGTGTTGACGGGCTTCTTAGTTTACATATTTATGATGTGGTATAACTGACTTCAGCTGTGCAAAAATACAGTGTTTTTATTTCTAATATAGCTTGATGGTTTGCATTTGAATGATATGATAAAACAAATTGTACAGAGGTCTGCTTGACACAACGAGCTTGGATATATCCTGAATTTTTCTACTGTAGTTGTTGAAGTCTAACTTCATTATAgatatatgattatctttctcttttgtgATGTTGATTTTATATTTACCTTCCTTCCTATCTGTCCTTTGCAGAAGTTCATCCTTGGCGGAAGGTTGATATTTGGGCCAGATGCCAGGTCACTGCTTGTCACATTGCTGTTGATCATTGCTCCAGTTATCATCTTTTGTGTATTTGTCGCGTGGCATCTTCGGCATGAATTTCCATCGTATAATGCAGGATACGCCATTCTGGTGGTAGCGATTGTATTTACTATATACGTATGTCCCCTTGGCCTTTATAATTATTTGGAGTCACCTTTATGATGtcttataatttcaaatataaaCAGTAAAAGATCATGTGCTTGACAAGTCCACCATTTGTAAAATGTTAAGCGCCTTGCAGTAGAATGTTAGACTGTTTGTGGAGTATCTCTGTGTTGTCTTCCATTTGTCCGTAAATAGTTCTCCGAAATTTCAATTGGAATCTTGTATTGAGCACTATTAGTGAATATGTGGTATGTGATAGTTGGTGTTGTAGTGGTGTGTAAAGTTCATGTCAGGTGATCGTTTTTCATTGTTATAGCTTTTTTATATTCAAAACTGTATCGAACaaataagtttttatttttttattttattttataggaaATTATGAATACTATCTATGCCCTGTTTGACTTTCTTATAAAGGACACTCAGTTTGTACAAAATAATTCATATCCTGCTAGTTAAGGCCATGCTAGATGAATTCTTCTTTCTCCATTGATTATAAGGCATTGGTTCAAAGTCATAATTTTTGTAATGTAATTTATTATAATTGAAGTTGGGACTAAGCATTCCCTTTCTGACTATGGTTTCATCAGCCTTTGAACTGTGTAATCAATTTTtgtgtctttttattttttatatggtTTTTGATTAGCTTTCTTATTCATATTGTATCTGTTTTCTGAGTGTTTGTTTTCACTGCTGTTCTTTCTTTACCGTTCTCCTAGATTTTGGCATAAATTAATTCTTTAGTTGATCTTGATAGGTGTTGGTGCTTCTTTTTCTTACTTCAGCCCGGGACCCTGGGATTATTCCACGAAATTCACATCCACCCGAGGAAGATTTCCGGTATGACTCTTCTGTGTCTATTGATGTTGCTGGAAGACCAGGGGGTGGTAATGTCGGTGGAAGACAAACTCCAAGCCTTCAATTCCCTAGAACTAAAGAAGTGATGGTCAATGGGCATCCTGTAAAAGTGAAGTATTGTGACACTTGTATGCTATATCGGCCTCCTCGTTGTTCCCATTGTTCTATCTGCAACAATTGTGTGGAGCGCTTTGATCACCACTGCCCTTGGGTGGGGCAATGCATTGGCCAGGTACCTAAACTTGCAATATTCTGGTTGTGTGATTTGTATTACCCATTAGTACTGTTCTGGAATTTCAGAATAATTATTGTATTCTTGTTTGTGCTTATTCTTGCTTCCTCTCTTAAGTAGGCATTTGTATTAGAAATCTAAGTTTGTACTAGAAATCTAATTTCCTGGTATGTATTGGCCAGGTACCTAAACTTGCAATATTTTGGTTGTGTGATTTGTATTACCCATTAGTACTGCTCTGGAATTTCAGAATAATTCATTGTATTCTTGTTTATGCTTATTCTTGCTTCCTCTCTTAAGTAGGCATTTGTATTAGAAATCTAAGTTTGAACTAGAAATCTAATTTCCTGGTATGTATGCAGTGCAACTATCGTTACTTCTTTATGTTCGTCTCTTCCGCAACTCTTCTCTGCACATACGTGTTCTCAATATCCGCTCTATACATCAAGGTTTTGATGGATGATCATAATGGGACAGTTTGGAAGGCAATGAAAGAATCTCCTGTGTCAGTGATACTAATGGCCTATTGTTTCATTTCTCTTTGGTTTGTTGGTGGACTAACTGGCTTCCATCTGTACCTTATAGGTACCAATCAGGTCAGACATCTTCTTGGTATATTTGTTGGTTTAGCATGAATTGCTTTCTATATTACTCTAGTTGGATTTGTTTCATGACTTTCATCATATGTGAGAAAGGGTGGGACTTCAGATCTAGTTCTAGTAAAATGGTAAATGAAATATCAGGGCCTTGACCGAAGTGGTAGTACTAATTCCTTAAGTGTCTCGCATGCTCTTGATGAAATTGACAAGGATAGAATTTGTTATCACATAATTATTGTTTAAGTAACTACACATGTTACTGCACTTACCAGTAGTGAGGACAGATAGTTGGAGTACATACCATCTGATGGATCAGAAAAAGACACTAGCATTATTTGTCTTTTCCTTTCTGTTGTTTCTTTGGCGTTGCTATGTGGATGTTGAGGTGTTAGATTTTAGTCTTTGTGTGATGGTTCGTGTGATTGCAAGCATGCAAAAGCACACATGTAAGTCTGGGTTGTGCTTTTGGTGGAGGTGCACCCCAGCTTCTtgtacaaattgtacaacatc
Coding sequences:
- the LOC112172146 gene encoding protein S-acyltransferase 8, which codes for MAKRVYQVWKGSNKFILGGRLIFGPDARSLLVTLLLIIAPVIIFCVFVAWHLRHEFPSYNAGYAILVVAIVFTIYVLVLLFLTSARDPGIIPRNSHPPEEDFRYDSSVSIDVAGRPGGGNVGGRQTPSLQFPRTKEVMVNGHPVKVKYCDTCMLYRPPRCSHCSICNNCVERFDHHCPWVGQCIGQCNYRYFFMFVSSATLLCTYVFSISALYIKVLMDDHNGTVWKAMKESPVSVILMAYCFISLWFVGGLTGFHLYLIGTNQTTYENFRYRADNRMNVYNRGCVNNFLEVFCTEVKPSRNNFRAFVEEEVQRPPPLPTAREAEPDDSGGDPRSKVEDDLDIGEDLLKISQRRNIEEIDEDIRSRGSNGPHNALEADSVLGSDHRAPTIRADARHSSWGRRSGSWEIAPDVLPNENVTESRSHVNPNDACQ